The proteins below are encoded in one region of Phaseolus vulgaris cultivar G19833 chromosome 1, P. vulgaris v2.0, whole genome shotgun sequence:
- the LOC137813775 gene encoding uncharacterized protein has protein sequence MSSRSLRRRLHHGDVDGKRNEHLDSSGLDSLSEPLLADDDYAENKKICTLEDLWDDERKKAQFHWTFIFSNIIAQWAQWLANFVLGSGSILGCLLSFPSSALNMQNNRALPPSLSPLQEERLKNIRQRLEVPFDGSKAEHQDALKQLWKLAYPDRELPALKSDLWKEMGWQGSDPSTDFRGGGFISLENLIFFAKTYPDSFQRLLNKQDGTRADWEYPFAVAGINISFMLTQILDLQSGHPSSLSGFCFLKLLEEDEMAFDNLFCVAFQMMDAQWLAKRATYMEFNDVLKFTRAQLERELGLEDISSVKDLPAYNMLR, from the exons ATGTCTTCAAGATCGTTGAGGAGAAGACTCCACCATGGGGATGTCGATGGCAAAAGGAATGAGCATTTGGATTCTTCGGGATTAGATTCTTTGAGTGAGCCCTTGCTGGCAGATGATGATTATGCTGAGAATAAGAAG ATATGTACACTTGAAGATCTATGGGATGACGAGAGGAAGAAGGCGCAGTTTCATTGGACATTCATATTCTCAAACATCATTGCGCAATGGGCTCAGTGGTTAG CAAATTTTGTACTAGGATCTGGATCTATTCTTGGGTGTCTTTTGtcttttccttcttctgcttTAAATATGCAAAACAATAGGGCGCTTCCTCCATCACTAAGTCCTCTGCAG GAAGAAAGACTGAAAAACATACGGCAACGGCTTGAAGTTCCCTTTGATGGTTCTAAAGCTGAACACCAA GATGCTCTTAAACAATTGTGGAAATTGGCTTACCCTGACAGGGAGCTTCCTGCACTTAAATCCGACCTCTGGAAGGAAATGGGATGGCAAGGTTCAGACCCTTCAACAGATTTTAG GGGTGGAGGATTTATTTCATTAGAGAATCTCATCTTCTTTGCAAAGACGTATCCA GATTCATTCCAGCGATTATTGAATAAACAAGATGGAACCAGAGCAGACTGGGAATATCCGTTTGCAGTAGCTGGAATCAACATTTCTTTTATGTTGACTCAAATTTTGGATCTTCAATCAG GGCATCCATCTTCTTTGTCCGGATTCTGTTTTCTGAAATTGCTTGAAGAGGATGAAATGGCATTTGATAACCTTTTTTGTGTTGCTTTTCAAATGATGGATGCTCAGTGGCTAGCGAAGCGTGCGACATATATGGAATTTAAT gatGTTTTGAAGTTCACCAGAGCGCAGTTGGAGCGAGAGCTTGGTTTGGAAGACATCTCCAGCGTTAAAGATTTACCTGCCTACAACATGTTGAGATGA